One Watersipora subatra chromosome 4, tzWatSuba1.1, whole genome shotgun sequence genomic window carries:
- the LOC137394164 gene encoding uncharacterized protein, whose protein sequence is MKPEFRCAETCLADDGCVGFLHNNSQSSCSLFGCFNPEEEASIPDGGSQAYVMIADHLLARGKNVSMSSVYLDDSGSQAEATFHGGAFAVDGIYEPPADNEIFSLANSLRESKPWLRVNLQKVHCIWAVRILNRVHAPWPGIVARLRDLIITAAIWEDDILYHVNPDSLCGQHDGKVEQAYLTVTCLRPMRARFVQIQINDTEILNIYELEVHGFKRL, encoded by the exons ATGAAGCCAGAGTTCAGATGTGCTGAAACCTGCCTCGCAGACGATGGCTGTGTTGGTTTTCTCCACAACAATTCTCAGAGCTCTTGTAGTTTGTTTGGCTGTTTCAACCCTGAAGAAGAAGCTTCAATACCGGATGGTGGTTCTCAGGCTTACGTAATGATAGCCGATCATCTACTAGCAAGAG GAAAGAATGTTTCCATGTCATCAGTTTATCTTGATGACAGTGGATCTCAGGCGGAAGCAACATTTCACGGCGGTGCTTTCGCTGTGGATGGGATTTATGAACCTCCTGCTGACAATGAAATTTTCTCTTTAGCCAATAGCCTTCGTGAGTCAAAGCCTTGGCTAAGAGTTAATCTGCAGAAAGTTCACTGTATCTGGGCTGTAAGGATACTGAATCGCGTCCACG CACCATGGCCGGGCATAGTAGCTAGATTACGGGATCTGATCATAACAGCAGCGATTTGGGAAGATGACATACTCTACCATGTCAATCCTGATTCACTCTGTGGTCAGCATGATGGAAAAGTGGAGCAAGCCTACCTGACTGTCACTTGTCTTCGACCAATGAGAGCTCGGTTTGTCCAAATCCAAATAAATGATACAGAAATTCTCAACATCTATGAGTTGGAAGTACATGGCTTCAAACGGCTATAA
- the LOC137393444 gene encoding carbonyl reductase [NADPH] 1-like, which yields MSKIALVTGANQGIGFGVVRRLCKEHPTWTVYGTSRSAANGEEARKKLEAEGLTAKYLEADLTKADTIVAMKEKLLKEHGGIDILVNNAGIAFKNTATDPYAVQAEVTLQTNVFGTHTVCEQLFPILRDGARVVILSSMIAPMALHKTKKICPSRYEAYIKNDPPMTLETVLNLMREFVSSVKAGDHAQKGWPDNSAYGTSKLANTVMARAYQQQFSSTPERDIVVNAADPGYVNTSMSSHKGPLTIDEGADTPYYLAVLPPNTPIKGQHVAKRKVVEWK from the exons GTGACCGGAGCGAACCAAGGCATAGGATTTGGAGTGGTGAGGAGACTCTGCAAGGAGCATCCCACATGGACCGTTTATGGAACTT CGCGGAGTGCTGCAAACGGTGAGGAGGCACGAAAAAAACTCGAAGCTGAAGGACTGACAGCCAAGTACCTTGAAGCTGATCTCACTAAAGCAGACACAATTGTGGCTATGAAAGAGAAACTTTTAAAAGAACATGGTGGAATTGACATTCTTGTTAACAATGCTGGCATAGCATTTAag AATACTGCCACTGATCCATACGCTGTTCAAGCTGAAGTCACTCTGCAGACAAATGTATTTGGGACTCATACTGTTTGTGAACAACTTTTTCCTATCCTCAGAGATGGTGCCAG AGTGGTCATTCTCAGTAGCATGATTGCACCCATGGCCCTGCATAAGACCAAAAAGATTTGTCCGTCACGCTATGAAGCCTACATAAAGAATGATCCACCCATGACGCTAGAGACGGTACTAAATTTGATGAGAGAGTTTGTGTC GTCAGTGAAAGCAGGAGATCACGCGCAGAAAGGTTGGCCCGACAATTCAGCTTACGGCACATCTAAGCTGGCTAATACTGTGATGGCCCGAGCTTATCAACAACAGTTTAGTTCTACGCCAGAGAGAGACATAGTTGTTAATGCT GCTGACCCAGGCTATGTGAACACTAGCATGTCCAGCCACAAAGGTCCTCTTACAATTGATGAAG GAGCTGATACACCTTACTATCTCGCTGTTCTCCCTCCAAACACACCCATCAAAGGACAGCATGTTGCTAAGAGAAAAGTTGTGGAATGGAAGTAA